Part of the Bacteroidota bacterium genome is shown below.
GACATTTCCTTGAGGTGGCGAAAAAAAAAGGATGGAATGTTTCCGGAACAGAATACGATCCGGTAGCGTGCGATGTTTGCCGTGAAAAAGGAATTAAAATTTTCAACGGCAAGATCACGGCAATGGAATCCGGAAAAAAATTCGATATCATCACTTCGTTCGAAGTACTGGAACATATTCAGGATGGAAAAGACGATGTGAAATTTATCCGCGAATTGCTCCGTGATGACGGAGTTTTTTATTTCACGACTCCGAATTTCAATTCCTGTTCCCGCAAATGGCTGAAAGGAAAATGGACCGTGATCGGTTACCCTGAACATCTCACCTATTATACGCCATTCACCATTCATGATCTGCTGCTTCATTCCGGTCTTGAAAAAATATTCCTGCGCACGAGCGGCGTCAGTGTTCAGCGCTTTGCGGCATCGAAACAAGGTGATGAAAATAATATTCCGAAAGATGA
Proteins encoded:
- a CDS encoding class I SAM-dependent methyltransferase; its protein translation is MGTTSEKRDLMSSPIHACIHCGSEKIFPLGKTYAHAFLHRCSSCDLVFTAQKPDHEELIVHYKQYNRGIPISPITVKRYEELLGIFEKYRKTNNILDVGCGDGHFLEVAKKKGWNVSGTEYDPVACDVCREKGIKIFNGKITAMESGKKFDIITSFEVLEHIQDGKDDVKFIRELLRDDGVFYFTTPNFNSCSRKWLKGKWTVIGYPEHLTYYTPFTIHDLLLHSGLEKIFLRTSGVSVQRFAASKQGDENNIPKDEDLRKQIEEKFFLRVLKKTVNGILNNTGTGDTIKGLYTRK